A single window of Solenopsis invicta isolate M01_SB chromosome 3, UNIL_Sinv_3.0, whole genome shotgun sequence DNA harbors:
- the LOC105199394 gene encoding probable ATP-dependent RNA helicase DDX17 isoform X1: MGRYRSRSRDRDRRRRSRTRSRSRSPRDRRSWGGSGGRDRPSSSRNSRGQPGANLRKPRWDLSRLEPFKKDFYIPHDAVQNRDPRVVEQYRIEKEITLRGKNIPNPVFDFDEAGFPDYVLREIKRQGFSEPTSIQAQGWPIALSGRDMVGIASTGSGKTLSYILPALIHINSQPKLSRKDGPIALVLAPTRELAQQIQQVADDFGHSSAIRNTCLYGGAPKGAQARDLDGGVEIVIATPGRLLDFLESGKTNLKRCTYLVLDEADRMLDMGFEPQIRKIIEQIRPDRQTLMWSATWPKEVKNLAEDFLKDYAQINVGSLQLSANHNILQIIDVCQEYEKETKLSTLLKEIMAESENKTIVFIETKRRVDEITRKMKRDGWPAVCIHGDKTQQERDWVLQDFRTGKAPILVATDVAARGLDVEDVKFVINFDYPSCSEDYVHRIGRTGRRQKTGTAYTFFTPNNANKANDLIQVLKEANQVINPKLLELVDSKAGGYGRNRGGRNRWRSRGVAGGGGGGRNGKERSYSRSRSRSYSRERNGRGSRRSYSRSYSRSRSPVSNRNEVIGKSYWSSER; the protein is encoded by the exons ATGGGTCGCTACAGAAG TCGTAGCCGCGACAGGGACAGGCGACGGAGATCTCGCACTCGCTCACGGAGTAGGTCGCCGCGCGACAGGAGGAGCTGGGGCGGCAGCGGTGGACGCGACAGGCCCTCCAGCAGTCGCAACAGTCGCGGCCAGCCGGGTGCGAATCTGAGGAAACCGCGATGGGACCTCAGTCGGCTGGAACCCTTCAAGAAGGACTTTTATATTCCTCACGATGCGGTACAGAACCGAGATCCGCGTGTCGTGGAACAGTACAGGATCGAAAAAGAGATCACTCTCAGAGGCAAGAACATCCCGAATCCTGTTTTTGACTTTGATGAAGCGGGTTTCCCAGACTATGTCCTCAGAGAGATCAA AAGACAAGGTTTCAGTGAACCCACATCGATTCAAGCGCAAGGATGGCCTATCGCGTTAAGCGGACGGGATATGGTGGGCATTGCATCCACAGGCTCTGGAAAAACATTGTCTTATATACTGCCTGCTTTGATTCACATCAATAGCCAGCCAAAATTGAGCCGCAAGGATGGACCTATCGCATTAGTATTGGCGCCTACGCGAGAGCTCGCCCAACAGATTCAACAGGTCGCTGATGATTTTGGACATTCGTCGGCCATCAGAAATACTTGCCTGTATGGTGGAGCGCCGAAAGGCGCTCAAGCTAGAGATCTGGACGGCGGTGTAGAAATAGTCATCGCTACACCCGGTAGATTATTGGATTTTCTCGAGTCCGGAAAGACGAATCTGAAAAGATGTACATATTTGGTATTAGACGAAGCTGATCGAATGTTGGACATGGGATTTGAACCGCAAATCAGAAAGATTATAGAACAAATTAGACCGGATAGGCAGACGTTGATGTGGTCAGCCACCTGGCCTAAGGAAGTAAAAAATTTAGCCGAAGACTTTCTTAAAGATTATGCTCAAATCAATGTTGGTTCTTTGCAACTTTCAGCAAAtcataatatattgcaaataattGATGTGTGTCAAGAGTATGAAAAAGAAACTAA ATTAAGTACTCTATTGAAGGAGATAATGGCAGAGAGTGAAAATAAAACCATAGTGTTTATCGAAACCAAGCGTAGAGTGGACGAGATAACAAGGAAAATGAAACGCGACGGTTGGCCAGCGGTTTGCATTCATGGCGACAAGACACAGCAAGAACGAGATTGGGTTTTACAAG ATTTCAGAACAGGCAAAGCACCGATCCTTGTTGCTACAGATGTGGCTGCACGCGGTCTTG ACGTTGAAGACGTCAAGTTTGTCATCAATTTTGACTACCCCTCCTGTTCCGAGGATTATGTCCATCGTATCGGTCGTACCGGGCGCCGTCAGAAAACCGGCACGGCGTACACCTTCTTCACGCCTAACAACGCTAACAAGGCTAACGATCTGATACAAGTACTCAAGGAAGCAAATCAAGTGATAAATCCGAAACTACTGGAGCTTGTCGACAGTAAAGCTGGCGGCTATGGAAGGAACAGAG GTGGAAGAAATCGATGGCGGTCACGAGGCGTCGCCGGTGGAGGTGGTGGCGGTCGTAATGGAAAAGAACGCAGCTACTCGCGAAGCAGAAGTCGAAGCTATAGCAGAGAACGCAACGGCCGCGGCAGTCGACGAAGCTATAGTCGTAGCTACTCGCGAAGTCGTAGTCCCGTCAGCAATCGTAACG AAGTTATCGGCAAAAGTTATTGGAGTAGCGAGAGATGA
- the LOC105199394 gene encoding probable ATP-dependent RNA helicase DDX17 isoform X2, translated as MGRYRSRSRDRDRRRRSRTRSRSRSPRDRRSWGGSGGRDRPSSSRNSRGQPGANLRKPRWDLSRLEPFKKDFYIPHDAVQNRDPRVVEQYRIEKEITLRGKNIPNPVFDFDEAGFPDYVLREIKRQGFSEPTSIQAQGWPIALSGRDMVGIASTGSGKTLSYILPALIHINSQPKLSRKDGPIALVLAPTRELAQQIQQVADDFGHSSAIRNTCLYGGAPKGAQARDLDGGVEIVIATPGRLLDFLESGKTNLKRCTYLVLDEADRMLDMGFEPQIRKIIEQIRPDRQTLMWSATWPKEVKNLAEDFLKDYAQINVGSLQLSANHNILQIIDVCQEYEKETKLSTLLKEIMAESENKTIVFIETKRRVDEITRKMKRDGWPAVCIHGDKTQQERDWVLQDFRTGKAPILVATDVAARGLDVEDVKFVINFDYPSCSEDYVHRIGRTGRRQKTGTAYTFFTPNNANKANDLIQVLKEANQVINPKLLELVDSKAGGYGRNRGGRNRWRSRGVAGGGGGGRNGKERSYSRSRSRSYSRERNGRGSRRSYSRSYSRSRSPVSNRNVIGKSYWSSER; from the exons ATGGGTCGCTACAGAAG TCGTAGCCGCGACAGGGACAGGCGACGGAGATCTCGCACTCGCTCACGGAGTAGGTCGCCGCGCGACAGGAGGAGCTGGGGCGGCAGCGGTGGACGCGACAGGCCCTCCAGCAGTCGCAACAGTCGCGGCCAGCCGGGTGCGAATCTGAGGAAACCGCGATGGGACCTCAGTCGGCTGGAACCCTTCAAGAAGGACTTTTATATTCCTCACGATGCGGTACAGAACCGAGATCCGCGTGTCGTGGAACAGTACAGGATCGAAAAAGAGATCACTCTCAGAGGCAAGAACATCCCGAATCCTGTTTTTGACTTTGATGAAGCGGGTTTCCCAGACTATGTCCTCAGAGAGATCAA AAGACAAGGTTTCAGTGAACCCACATCGATTCAAGCGCAAGGATGGCCTATCGCGTTAAGCGGACGGGATATGGTGGGCATTGCATCCACAGGCTCTGGAAAAACATTGTCTTATATACTGCCTGCTTTGATTCACATCAATAGCCAGCCAAAATTGAGCCGCAAGGATGGACCTATCGCATTAGTATTGGCGCCTACGCGAGAGCTCGCCCAACAGATTCAACAGGTCGCTGATGATTTTGGACATTCGTCGGCCATCAGAAATACTTGCCTGTATGGTGGAGCGCCGAAAGGCGCTCAAGCTAGAGATCTGGACGGCGGTGTAGAAATAGTCATCGCTACACCCGGTAGATTATTGGATTTTCTCGAGTCCGGAAAGACGAATCTGAAAAGATGTACATATTTGGTATTAGACGAAGCTGATCGAATGTTGGACATGGGATTTGAACCGCAAATCAGAAAGATTATAGAACAAATTAGACCGGATAGGCAGACGTTGATGTGGTCAGCCACCTGGCCTAAGGAAGTAAAAAATTTAGCCGAAGACTTTCTTAAAGATTATGCTCAAATCAATGTTGGTTCTTTGCAACTTTCAGCAAAtcataatatattgcaaataattGATGTGTGTCAAGAGTATGAAAAAGAAACTAA ATTAAGTACTCTATTGAAGGAGATAATGGCAGAGAGTGAAAATAAAACCATAGTGTTTATCGAAACCAAGCGTAGAGTGGACGAGATAACAAGGAAAATGAAACGCGACGGTTGGCCAGCGGTTTGCATTCATGGCGACAAGACACAGCAAGAACGAGATTGGGTTTTACAAG ATTTCAGAACAGGCAAAGCACCGATCCTTGTTGCTACAGATGTGGCTGCACGCGGTCTTG ACGTTGAAGACGTCAAGTTTGTCATCAATTTTGACTACCCCTCCTGTTCCGAGGATTATGTCCATCGTATCGGTCGTACCGGGCGCCGTCAGAAAACCGGCACGGCGTACACCTTCTTCACGCCTAACAACGCTAACAAGGCTAACGATCTGATACAAGTACTCAAGGAAGCAAATCAAGTGATAAATCCGAAACTACTGGAGCTTGTCGACAGTAAAGCTGGCGGCTATGGAAGGAACAGAG GTGGAAGAAATCGATGGCGGTCACGAGGCGTCGCCGGTGGAGGTGGTGGCGGTCGTAATGGAAAAGAACGCAGCTACTCGCGAAGCAGAAGTCGAAGCTATAGCAGAGAACGCAACGGCCGCGGCAGTCGACGAAGCTATAGTCGTAGCTACTCGCGAAGTCGTAGTCCCGTCAGCAATCGTAACG TTATCGGCAAAAGTTATTGGAGTAGCGAGAGATGA
- the LOC105199392 gene encoding glutamate-gated chloride channel isoform X9 produces the protein MRASGRAGRTEQEYSVQLTFREQWLDERLRFNDFGGRLKYLTLTEANRVWMPDLFFSNEKEGHFHNIIMPNVYIRIFPNGSVLYSIRISLTLSCPMNLKLYPLDRQICSLRMASYGWTTDDLVFLWKEGDPVQVVKNLHLPRFTLEKFLTDYCNSKTNTGEYSCLKVDLLFKREFSYYLIQIYIPCCMLVIVSWVSFWLDQSAVPARVSLGVTTLLTMATQTSGINASLPPVSYTKAIDVWTGVCLTFVFGALLEFALVNYASRSDMHSDNIKKQFPTSEMEHSSSIDPSSELLEPDGSANFAMKPLVRHPEDSMSMDKLQQCEIHMQPRKKNCCRSWLSKFPTRSKRIDVISRIFFPIVFAFFNLAYWSTYLFREEEGDE, from the exons GAATACTCCGTACAATTAACATTTCGGGAACAATGGTTGGATGAGAGATTACGGTTTAATGACTTCGGAG GTCgacttaaatatttaactctGACGGAAGCTAATCGCGTCTGGATGCCGGATCTGTTCTTTTCGAACGAGAAGGAGGGTCACTTTCACAACATCATTATGCCCAACGTATACATACGAATTTTCCCGAATGGCTCGGTTCTTTACAGCATACG GATATCCTTGACGCTCTCGTGTCCCATGAATTTGAAACTGTATCCCCTGGATCGACAAATTTGCTCACTTCGTATGGCCAGTT ACGGATGGACGACGGACGACTTGGTCTTTCTCTGGAAGGAAGGCGATCCCGTTCAAGTGGTCAAGAATTTACATCTACCCAGATTCACCCTCGAGAAATTTCTCACGGACTACTGCAATAGCAAGACAAACACCG gagaGTACAGTTGCTTGAAAGTGGACCTGCTGTTCAAGAGGGAATTCAGTTACTATCTTATTCAAATCTACATCCCGTGCTGCATGCTCGTTATCGTGTCCTGGGTGTCTTTCTGGCTGGATCAGAGCGCCGTGCCTGCTCGGGTGTCACTAG GCGTTACGACACTACTGACGATGGCCACGCAAACATCGGGGATAAACGCCTCACTGCCACCAGTCTCCTACACGAAGGCTATCGACGTCTGGACGGGGGTGTGCTTGACTTTTGTGTTTGGCGCGCTACTCGAATTCGCACTGGTTAACTACGCGTCGCGAAGCGACATGCACAGCGACAACATAAAGAAGCAGTTTCCGACGAGCGAGATGGAACATTCGTCGTCGATCGATCCATCCTCGGAACTGCTCGAGCCGGATGGATCTGCCAATTTCGCCATG AAGCCTCTGGTCCGACACCCGGAGGATTCCATGTCGATGGATAAATTGCAGCAGTGCGAAATACATATGCAACCACGGAAAAAAAACTGCTGCAGGTCGTGGCTGTCCAAGTTCCCGACGAGGTCCAAGCGCATCGACGTCATTTCACGGATCTTCTTCCCAATCGTATTCGCTTTCTTCAACCTCGCGTACTGGTCCACGTACCTGTTTCGAGAGGAGGAGGGGGACGAATAA
- the LOC105199392 gene encoding glutamate-gated chloride channel isoform X8: protein MNEKLAVGRSKETRRKKGKEKKKKYVLAKALPFYPPSEIRKQGTGLPRTLPQERISLATAGKHKCTEYSVQLTFREQWLDERLRFNDFGGRLKYLTLTEANRVWMPDLFFSNEKEGHFHNIIMPNVYIRIFPNGSVLYSIRISLTLSCPMNLKLYPLDRQICSLRMASYGWTTDDLVFLWKEGDPVQVVKNLHLPRFTLEKFLTDYCNSKTNTGEYSCLKVDLLFKREFSYYLIQIYIPCCMLVIVSWVSFWLDQSAVPARVSLGVTTLLTMATQTSGINASLPPVSYTKAIDVWTGVCLTFVFGALLEFALVNYASRSDMHSDNIKKQFPTSEMEHSSSIDPSSELLEPDGSANFAMKPLVRHPEDSMSMDKLQQCEIHMQPRKKNCCRSWLSKFPTRSKRIDVISRIFFPIVFAFFNLAYWSTYLFREEEGDE, encoded by the exons ATGAACGAAAAATTGGCGGTCGGTAGGTCGAAGGAGACAAGgaggaagaaaggaaaggaaaagaaaaagaaatatgtacTTGCGAAAGCACTTCCCTTTTATCCCCCTTCTGAAATTAGGAAACAGGGCACAGGACTACCTCGCACGCTGCCGCAGGAACGGATCTCGCTGGCGACAGCTGGGAAACACAAATGCACC GAATACTCCGTACAATTAACATTTCGGGAACAATGGTTGGATGAGAGATTACGGTTTAATGACTTCGGAG GTCgacttaaatatttaactctGACGGAAGCTAATCGCGTCTGGATGCCGGATCTGTTCTTTTCGAACGAGAAGGAGGGTCACTTTCACAACATCATTATGCCCAACGTATACATACGAATTTTCCCGAATGGCTCGGTTCTTTACAGCATACG GATATCCTTGACGCTCTCGTGTCCCATGAATTTGAAACTGTATCCCCTGGATCGACAAATTTGCTCACTTCGTATGGCCAGTT ACGGATGGACGACGGACGACTTGGTCTTTCTCTGGAAGGAAGGCGATCCCGTTCAAGTGGTCAAGAATTTACATCTACCCAGATTCACCCTCGAGAAATTTCTCACGGACTACTGCAATAGCAAGACAAACACCG gagaGTACAGTTGCTTGAAAGTGGACCTGCTGTTCAAGAGGGAATTCAGTTACTATCTTATTCAAATCTACATCCCGTGCTGCATGCTCGTTATCGTGTCCTGGGTGTCTTTCTGGCTGGATCAGAGCGCCGTGCCTGCTCGGGTGTCACTAG GCGTTACGACACTACTGACGATGGCCACGCAAACATCGGGGATAAACGCCTCACTGCCACCAGTCTCCTACACGAAGGCTATCGACGTCTGGACGGGGGTGTGCTTGACTTTTGTGTTTGGCGCGCTACTCGAATTCGCACTGGTTAACTACGCGTCGCGAAGCGACATGCACAGCGACAACATAAAGAAGCAGTTTCCGACGAGCGAGATGGAACATTCGTCGTCGATCGATCCATCCTCGGAACTGCTCGAGCCGGATGGATCTGCCAATTTCGCCATG AAGCCTCTGGTCCGACACCCGGAGGATTCCATGTCGATGGATAAATTGCAGCAGTGCGAAATACATATGCAACCACGGAAAAAAAACTGCTGCAGGTCGTGGCTGTCCAAGTTCCCGACGAGGTCCAAGCGCATCGACGTCATTTCACGGATCTTCTTCCCAATCGTATTCGCTTTCTTCAACCTCGCGTACTGGTCCACGTACCTGTTTCGAGAGGAGGAGGGGGACGAATAA
- the LOC105199392 gene encoding glutamate-gated chloride channel isoform X10 yields the protein MEYSVQLTFREQWLDERLRFNDFGGRLKYLTLTEANRVWMPDLFFSNEKEGHFHNIIMPNVYIRIFPNGSVLYSIRISLTLSCPMNLKLYPLDRQICSLRMASYGWTTDDLVFLWKEGDPVQVVKNLHLPRFTLEKFLTDYCNSKTNTGEYSCLKVDLLFKREFSYYLIQIYIPCCMLVIVSWVSFWLDQSAVPARVSLGVTTLLTMATQTSGINASLPPVSYTKAIDVWTGVCLTFVFGALLEFALVNYASRSDMHSDNIKKQFPTSEMEHSSSIDPSSELLEPDGSANFAMKPLVRHPEDSMSMDKLQQCEIHMQPRKKNCCRSWLSKFPTRSKRIDVISRIFFPIVFAFFNLAYWSTYLFREEEGDE from the exons ATG GAATACTCCGTACAATTAACATTTCGGGAACAATGGTTGGATGAGAGATTACGGTTTAATGACTTCGGAG GTCgacttaaatatttaactctGACGGAAGCTAATCGCGTCTGGATGCCGGATCTGTTCTTTTCGAACGAGAAGGAGGGTCACTTTCACAACATCATTATGCCCAACGTATACATACGAATTTTCCCGAATGGCTCGGTTCTTTACAGCATACG GATATCCTTGACGCTCTCGTGTCCCATGAATTTGAAACTGTATCCCCTGGATCGACAAATTTGCTCACTTCGTATGGCCAGTT ACGGATGGACGACGGACGACTTGGTCTTTCTCTGGAAGGAAGGCGATCCCGTTCAAGTGGTCAAGAATTTACATCTACCCAGATTCACCCTCGAGAAATTTCTCACGGACTACTGCAATAGCAAGACAAACACCG gagaGTACAGTTGCTTGAAAGTGGACCTGCTGTTCAAGAGGGAATTCAGTTACTATCTTATTCAAATCTACATCCCGTGCTGCATGCTCGTTATCGTGTCCTGGGTGTCTTTCTGGCTGGATCAGAGCGCCGTGCCTGCTCGGGTGTCACTAG GCGTTACGACACTACTGACGATGGCCACGCAAACATCGGGGATAAACGCCTCACTGCCACCAGTCTCCTACACGAAGGCTATCGACGTCTGGACGGGGGTGTGCTTGACTTTTGTGTTTGGCGCGCTACTCGAATTCGCACTGGTTAACTACGCGTCGCGAAGCGACATGCACAGCGACAACATAAAGAAGCAGTTTCCGACGAGCGAGATGGAACATTCGTCGTCGATCGATCCATCCTCGGAACTGCTCGAGCCGGATGGATCTGCCAATTTCGCCATG AAGCCTCTGGTCCGACACCCGGAGGATTCCATGTCGATGGATAAATTGCAGCAGTGCGAAATACATATGCAACCACGGAAAAAAAACTGCTGCAGGTCGTGGCTGTCCAAGTTCCCGACGAGGTCCAAGCGCATCGACGTCATTTCACGGATCTTCTTCCCAATCGTATTCGCTTTCTTCAACCTCGCGTACTGGTCCACGTACCTGTTTCGAGAGGAGGAGGGGGACGAATAA
- the LOC105199392 gene encoding glutamate-gated chloride channel isoform X11, whose product MEYSVQLTFREQWLDERLRFNDFGGRLKYLTLTEANRVWMPDLFFSNEKEGHFHNIIMPNVYIRIFPNGSVLYSIRISLTLSCPMNLKLYPLDRQICSLRMASYGWTTDDLVFLWKEGDPVQVVKNLHLPRFTLEKFLTDYCNSKTNTGEYSCLKVDLLFKREFSYYLIQIYIPCCMLVIVSWVSFWLDQSAVPARVSLGVTTLLTMATQTSGINASLPPVSYTKAIDVWTGVCLTFVFGALLEFALVNYASRSDMHSDNIKKQFPTSEMEHSSSIDPSSELLEPDGSANFAMKPLVRHPEDSMSMDKLQQCEIHMQPRKKNCCRSWLSKFPTRSKRIDVISRIFFPIVFAFFNLAYWSTYLFREEEGDE is encoded by the exons GAATACTCCGTACAATTAACATTTCGGGAACAATGGTTGGATGAGAGATTACGGTTTAATGACTTCGGAG GTCgacttaaatatttaactctGACGGAAGCTAATCGCGTCTGGATGCCGGATCTGTTCTTTTCGAACGAGAAGGAGGGTCACTTTCACAACATCATTATGCCCAACGTATACATACGAATTTTCCCGAATGGCTCGGTTCTTTACAGCATACG GATATCCTTGACGCTCTCGTGTCCCATGAATTTGAAACTGTATCCCCTGGATCGACAAATTTGCTCACTTCGTATGGCCAGTT ACGGATGGACGACGGACGACTTGGTCTTTCTCTGGAAGGAAGGCGATCCCGTTCAAGTGGTCAAGAATTTACATCTACCCAGATTCACCCTCGAGAAATTTCTCACGGACTACTGCAATAGCAAGACAAACACCG gagaGTACAGTTGCTTGAAAGTGGACCTGCTGTTCAAGAGGGAATTCAGTTACTATCTTATTCAAATCTACATCCCGTGCTGCATGCTCGTTATCGTGTCCTGGGTGTCTTTCTGGCTGGATCAGAGCGCCGTGCCTGCTCGGGTGTCACTAG GCGTTACGACACTACTGACGATGGCCACGCAAACATCGGGGATAAACGCCTCACTGCCACCAGTCTCCTACACGAAGGCTATCGACGTCTGGACGGGGGTGTGCTTGACTTTTGTGTTTGGCGCGCTACTCGAATTCGCACTGGTTAACTACGCGTCGCGAAGCGACATGCACAGCGACAACATAAAGAAGCAGTTTCCGACGAGCGAGATGGAACATTCGTCGTCGATCGATCCATCCTCGGAACTGCTCGAGCCGGATGGATCTGCCAATTTCGCCATG AAGCCTCTGGTCCGACACCCGGAGGATTCCATGTCGATGGATAAATTGCAGCAGTGCGAAATACATATGCAACCACGGAAAAAAAACTGCTGCAGGTCGTGGCTGTCCAAGTTCCCGACGAGGTCCAAGCGCATCGACGTCATTTCACGGATCTTCTTCCCAATCGTATTCGCTTTCTTCAACCTCGCGTACTGGTCCACGTACCTGTTTCGAGAGGAGGAGGGGGACGAATAA